One Candidatus Effluviviaceae Genus I sp. DNA segment encodes these proteins:
- a CDS encoding AAA family ATPase, which yields MYTAFYQLNERPFELTPDLRFLYLSPKHREALAHLSYGVAERKVFVQLTGEVGTGKTLMLDALVHGLDATTRVARITNTTISKMDLLRALAWELGLSGDARTKMEMLREISECLARWSADGRNAVFVIDEAQNLEPPVLEEIRLLSNLRSLDRSTLQIVLAGQPELRAKLEDPELRQLRQRIGIRYHLEPLSQDETGEYIRHRLGVAGAKDDRIFDASAIEAVYEFSQGIPRMINIICDNSLLAGYADGKRWIGRRTVRETVEALETREPARTSGGDPDAART from the coding sequence ATGTACACGGCGTTCTACCAGCTGAACGAGCGGCCGTTCGAGCTCACGCCGGACCTCCGGTTCCTCTACCTGTCGCCGAAGCACAGGGAGGCGCTGGCCCACCTCAGCTACGGCGTGGCCGAGCGCAAGGTGTTCGTCCAGCTGACGGGCGAGGTCGGGACCGGCAAGACGCTCATGCTCGACGCGCTGGTCCACGGGCTCGACGCGACGACGCGCGTGGCGAGGATCACGAACACGACGATCTCGAAGATGGACCTCCTCCGCGCGCTCGCCTGGGAGCTCGGGCTGTCCGGCGACGCGCGCACGAAGATGGAGATGCTGAGGGAGATCAGCGAGTGTCTCGCGCGGTGGTCCGCCGACGGGCGGAACGCGGTGTTCGTCATCGACGAGGCGCAGAACCTGGAGCCGCCGGTTCTCGAGGAGATCAGACTCCTGTCGAACCTGAGGTCGCTCGACCGCTCCACGCTGCAGATCGTGCTGGCGGGACAGCCGGAGCTCAGGGCGAAGCTGGAGGACCCGGAGCTCAGGCAGCTTCGGCAGCGCATCGGCATCCGCTACCACCTCGAGCCGCTGTCGCAGGACGAGACGGGCGAGTACATCAGGCACCGCCTGGGCGTGGCCGGCGCCAAGGACGACCGGATCTTCGACGCGAGCGCCATCGAGGCCGTGTACGAGTTCTCGCAGGGCATCCCGCGGATGATCAACATCATCTGCGACAACTCGCTCCTCGCCGGGTACGCCGACGGCAAGCGGTGGATCGGACGGCGGACGGTCCGGGAGACCGTCGAGGCGCTCGAGACGCGCGAACCCGCGCGGACCTCCGGCGGCGATCCGGACGCTGCCCGAACCTAG
- a CDS encoding CpsD/CapB family tyrosine-protein kinase, translating into MDESSKISRAIARAHVEQGLPAETSGEALGRGGVFVPTRRVARAVRDAEQYHTLAAEIRIALPTIDSKVVMFTGSVQGEGASLVAREFAQTLAAESEVTTVLVDLNFRAPSAAEAFRVPRDPGFVDFVLSELPLSQCLRSTDTPRLSVLPAGRPVASPARVLADPRVELAVAELRRRFGFVVIDMAPIVPFSEGVQFSRAVDGVVLVVRSGNTKRELVQRAMELLGDAGARVLGTVLNRRRFYVPRFIYERL; encoded by the coding sequence ATGGACGAGTCGAGCAAGATCTCGCGTGCCATCGCGAGGGCGCACGTCGAACAGGGGCTGCCCGCAGAGACATCCGGCGAGGCCCTGGGCCGCGGCGGCGTCTTCGTGCCCACGCGACGGGTGGCCCGGGCGGTCCGCGACGCCGAGCAGTATCACACGCTGGCGGCCGAGATCCGCATCGCGCTCCCGACGATCGACTCCAAGGTGGTCATGTTCACCGGGTCCGTGCAGGGCGAGGGCGCGAGCCTCGTGGCCCGCGAGTTCGCGCAGACGCTCGCGGCCGAGAGCGAGGTGACCACGGTGCTCGTGGACCTCAACTTCCGGGCGCCGTCGGCCGCCGAGGCGTTCCGCGTGCCCCGCGATCCCGGGTTCGTGGACTTCGTTCTGTCCGAGCTCCCGCTGTCGCAGTGCCTCCGTTCCACCGATACGCCCCGGCTGAGCGTGCTCCCGGCGGGACGGCCCGTCGCCTCCCCGGCGCGGGTCCTCGCCGACCCGAGGGTCGAACTCGCCGTCGCCGAGCTGAGACGGCGCTTCGGCTTCGTCGTGATCGACATGGCGCCCATCGTGCCGTTCTCGGAGGGCGTGCAGTTCTCGCGCGCGGTCGACGGCGTCGTGCTGGTGGTCCGCTCCGGCAACACCAAGCGCGAGCTCGTGCAGCGAGCCATGGAGCTGCTCGGCGACGCCGGCGCGAGGGTGCTCGGAACCGTTCTGAACCGACGGAGGTTCTACGTGCCGCGGTTCATCTACGAGCGGCTCTGA
- a CDS encoding O-antigen ligase family protein, with product MNGLARRTGELYGQSEHVLGRSWPLWVVALVFYAGAAFVVLTRVRLPTPLHLVVFLMAAVILLLTLIRVEWAVMALALMIPFARPGFTLGSAKAFHVSGFNVAVAGVWIVYTFRYLLERGSAGRGPFIRRTPLDLLIGAFVFLVAASTFVGLSNMQDPFGRGAILLTLKETLFYFAWLYLVCTLIRNPVDLRRFAICFAMSGVLVAVLGLAARMQSAAISLGVSEAEVEGGVVGGRTEGGWFGLIHPNLFGAFLAVSMPLCFFAVDHLRRALHRALINAATLAGFVGLLFTYSRSAWIGILAGLASQAALHRPTLRRMAQFAVLFAVVAQVLALVTTGHGFVDLIQIRFEQLQRSGYSMRPMIFASSLQVMRRSPLVGVGGGAFSRYSAEAWEGQPLAHAHNVLMTFACEFGIPAAAVYTLLLVVVIVIASRNVKRLVRVPGYGFLAQGSLAGLIAVYMLAQFEHVFFSRDVGYAFYGVVAIVLVLERLYNEGALPPRADGAGEEKPGPWRGA from the coding sequence ATGAACGGACTTGCACGCAGAACAGGCGAGCTCTACGGGCAGAGCGAGCACGTGCTCGGCCGCTCGTGGCCTCTGTGGGTCGTCGCGCTCGTCTTCTACGCCGGGGCGGCGTTCGTCGTCCTCACCCGGGTCCGCCTGCCCACCCCGCTCCACCTCGTGGTCTTCCTCATGGCGGCCGTCATCCTCCTGCTGACGCTGATCAGGGTCGAGTGGGCGGTCATGGCGTTGGCGCTCATGATCCCGTTCGCCAGGCCGGGATTCACGCTCGGCAGCGCGAAGGCGTTTCACGTGAGCGGATTCAACGTGGCCGTCGCGGGCGTGTGGATCGTCTACACGTTCAGGTACCTTCTCGAGCGCGGGTCCGCCGGTCGGGGCCCTTTCATACGCCGCACGCCGCTTGACCTCCTGATCGGCGCCTTCGTCTTCCTTGTCGCGGCCTCGACCTTCGTCGGGCTTTCGAACATGCAGGACCCGTTCGGGCGCGGCGCGATCCTGCTCACGCTCAAGGAGACGCTCTTCTACTTCGCCTGGCTCTACCTCGTGTGCACGTTGATCCGCAACCCTGTCGATCTCCGGCGCTTCGCGATCTGCTTCGCGATGTCGGGCGTTCTCGTCGCGGTGCTCGGCCTTGCAGCCAGGATGCAGAGCGCGGCCATCTCCCTCGGCGTGTCGGAGGCCGAGGTCGAGGGGGGAGTCGTCGGGGGCCGGACCGAGGGCGGCTGGTTCGGCCTGATTCACCCCAACCTGTTCGGGGCGTTCCTCGCCGTATCGATGCCCCTCTGCTTCTTCGCGGTCGATCACCTCCGACGAGCGCTGCACAGAGCCCTGATCAACGCGGCAACACTCGCTGGCTTCGTCGGGCTCCTCTTCACCTACTCGCGGAGCGCGTGGATCGGCATCCTCGCAGGACTTGCGAGCCAAGCAGCGCTCCATCGGCCGACGCTCCGCCGCATGGCCCAATTCGCTGTGCTTTTTGCCGTGGTCGCCCAGGTCCTTGCCCTCGTCACGACGGGCCATGGATTCGTTGACCTCATCCAGATCCGGTTCGAGCAGCTCCAGCGCAGCGGCTACTCGATGCGACCGATGATCTTCGCGTCGTCGCTCCAGGTGATGAGGCGCAGCCCCCTCGTCGGCGTCGGAGGCGGGGCGTTCTCCCGGTACTCCGCGGAGGCGTGGGAGGGGCAACCGCTCGCGCACGCCCACAACGTCCTCATGACGTTCGCGTGTGAGTTCGGCATTCCGGCCGCGGCCGTCTACACCCTGCTGCTCGTCGTCGTGATCGTGATCGCGTCCAGGAACGTGAAGCGTCTCGTGCGCGTGCCGGGTTACGGCTTCCTTGCGCAAGGGAGTCTGGCGGGGCTCATCGCCGTCTACATGCTCGCCCAGTTCGAGCACGTCTTCTTCAGCCGGGACGTGGGGTACGCGTTCTACGGCGTCGTGGCCATTGTCCTCGTGCTCGAGAGACTCTACAACGAAGGCGCGCTTCCGCCTCGCGCCGACGGCGCCGGCGAGGAGAAGCCCGGGCCCTGGAGGGGAGCATGA
- a CDS encoding glycosyltransferase family 4 protein, translating to MSAPGSAGGAGARRVAFYTDAQAWPGGAEMYLTGLMRWLRSAGWEPCLFASDRAETGEWRAMLGAEGFAVTAFRPTRELDARGAAEAARMLEGFPLVHFNKTHPRTCLPAIGAARRAGARVVVSTEHVTGRIRSRYPLGSAVAAALTRAANRSLDRIIVVSEASRREYARNFRCAPEQLVAIRGGVDPGRFERLPDRGAARRGLGIAPDATVVVTVGRLCEGKGQDAAVEAVALARGRIEGLMLLLVGDGPARGRLEALARERGVSDRVVFAGARGDIETVLASADAMILSSEAESLPLSVLEAMAAGLPVVSTDVGGISEAVVDRVTGRVVPRRDPDALADATAEVLGRPDHGAALGRAGRARVEAEFDVRQSYAKTAALYADLLAAAEARGA from the coding sequence ATGAGCGCACCCGGGTCGGCCGGCGGGGCGGGCGCACGGAGGGTGGCGTTCTACACCGACGCCCAGGCATGGCCCGGGGGCGCCGAGATGTACCTGACCGGGCTCATGCGATGGCTGAGGTCCGCGGGGTGGGAGCCGTGCCTCTTCGCGTCCGACCGCGCGGAGACGGGGGAGTGGCGGGCCATGCTCGGTGCGGAGGGGTTCGCCGTGACGGCCTTCCGCCCCACGCGCGAGCTCGACGCGCGGGGCGCGGCGGAGGCGGCACGGATGCTCGAGGGCTTCCCCCTGGTCCACTTCAACAAGACGCACCCGAGGACCTGCCTGCCGGCCATCGGCGCCGCGAGGCGCGCCGGCGCGCGGGTCGTCGTGTCAACCGAGCACGTGACGGGCCGCATCAGGTCGCGCTATCCGCTCGGCTCGGCGGTCGCCGCGGCGCTGACGCGCGCCGCCAATCGTTCCCTCGACCGGATCATCGTCGTGTCCGAGGCCAGCAGACGGGAGTACGCGAGGAACTTCCGCTGCGCGCCGGAGCAGCTCGTCGCGATCCGTGGCGGCGTGGATCCCGGGCGGTTCGAGCGGCTTCCCGACCGGGGTGCGGCCCGACGCGGGCTCGGGATCGCGCCGGACGCGACGGTCGTCGTGACGGTCGGACGGCTCTGCGAGGGCAAGGGGCAGGACGCGGCCGTCGAGGCGGTAGCGCTGGCCCGCGGACGGATCGAAGGACTCATGCTCCTGCTCGTCGGCGACGGGCCCGCGCGCGGGAGGCTGGAGGCGCTGGCGCGAGAGCGCGGCGTGTCGGATCGCGTCGTCTTCGCCGGCGCCCGCGGCGACATCGAGACCGTGCTCGCGAGCGCCGACGCGATGATCCTCTCGTCCGAGGCGGAGAGCCTTCCGCTCTCGGTGCTCGAAGCGATGGCGGCCGGGCTCCCTGTGGTTTCTACTGACGTCGGTGGCATCTCTGAGGCCGTTGTGGACCGCGTGACAGGTCGTGTGGTCCCGCGCCGGGACCCGGACGCCCTCGCCGACGCGACGGCCGAGGTGCTCGGCCGGCCGGACCACGGGGCTGCCCTGGGACGGGCCGGGCGCGCGAGGGTGGAGGCCGAGTTCGACGTCCGCCAGAGCTACGCGAAGACGGCCGCCCTGTATGCCGACCTGCTCGCGGCGGCGGAGGCGCGCGGTGCCTAG